From the genome of Neisseria lisongii, one region includes:
- the rpmH gene encoding 50S ribosomal protein L34, whose translation MKRTYQPSVTKRKRTHGFLVRSKTRGGRAVLAARRAKGRKRLAV comes from the coding sequence ATGAAACGCACTTATCAACCTTCTGTAACCAAACGCAAACGTACCCACGGTTTCTTGGTACGCTCTAAAACCCGCGGCGGCCGTGCCGTTTTGGCTGCACGCCGTGCCAAAGGCCGCAAACGCCTGGCTGTTTGA